A window from Aeromonas rivipollensis encodes these proteins:
- the mutL gene encoding DNA mismatch repair endonuclease MutL yields the protein MPIRILPPILANQIAAGEVVERPSSVVKELVENSLDAGADRVEIDIDKGGAKLIRIRDNGSGVAKDELVLALSRHATSKVATLDDLEGINSLGFRGEALASISSVSRLTFTSRTAEQSEAWQAEAQGREMSVTVKPAAHPVGTTVEVVDLFFNTPARRKFMRSEKTEFAHIDELVRRIALSRFDITLILRHNGKVVRQYKAANTVPEQERRLAAVCGTPFMHHALAVESEHSDVRLWGWLALPAGARPQNDLQYTYVNGRMMRDKLINHAIRQAYDELLPAGSFAAYVLYIELDPRQVDVNVHPAKHEVRFHQARLIHDFIFQALFTALRREGAGASEQDAPLAESLVELPTSPQIEYPGQAPRPEWYGAEHSYRAPAQTRDGGAVREGAGRAGNYQPPEPPSREAMRGMGALLTTLPVVGEASQAAPTVAPAGPLSQGIRALTLVEQAYLLIEREGQLALLSLVRAERVLLRHWLLETWGQGLAAQPLLLPVSFKLPKNLIALAEEQERLLKRMGLELKSGGRDTMILTRVPALLRQTDLVRLLPELLQLIESGSDSDVDQQAEVLCQWLVEQGISTEKIYDFSTASRLLTELVTDYGDQLADIRMVRPLSLAAVLEGFSRGD from the coding sequence ATGCCGATCCGTATATTGCCTCCTATTCTGGCCAACCAGATTGCTGCCGGCGAGGTGGTGGAGCGGCCCTCATCAGTTGTGAAGGAGCTGGTGGAAAACAGCCTGGATGCGGGGGCCGACCGGGTCGAGATCGACATCGACAAGGGAGGCGCCAAGCTGATCCGCATCCGTGACAACGGCAGCGGTGTCGCAAAGGACGAGCTGGTGCTGGCACTGTCACGGCACGCGACCTCCAAGGTGGCGACCCTGGATGACCTGGAAGGGATCAACAGCCTCGGCTTTCGCGGCGAGGCGCTCGCCTCCATCAGCTCAGTCTCCCGTCTCACCTTCACCTCCCGCACCGCAGAGCAGTCCGAAGCCTGGCAGGCCGAGGCGCAGGGACGCGAGATGAGCGTCACCGTCAAGCCAGCGGCCCATCCGGTGGGCACCACCGTGGAGGTGGTGGATCTCTTCTTCAATACCCCGGCGCGGCGCAAGTTCATGCGCAGCGAGAAGACAGAGTTTGCCCACATTGACGAGCTGGTGCGCCGCATCGCGCTCTCCCGCTTCGACATCACCCTGATCCTGCGCCATAACGGCAAGGTGGTGCGCCAGTACAAGGCCGCCAATACGGTGCCTGAGCAGGAGCGCCGCCTCGCCGCCGTCTGCGGCACCCCCTTCATGCACCACGCGCTGGCGGTGGAGAGCGAGCACAGCGACGTGCGCCTGTGGGGCTGGCTGGCGCTGCCCGCAGGGGCCAGACCGCAAAACGATCTGCAATATACCTATGTGAACGGCCGCATGATGCGCGACAAGCTCATCAACCACGCCATCCGCCAGGCCTATGACGAGTTGCTGCCCGCCGGCAGCTTCGCCGCCTATGTACTCTACATAGAGCTGGATCCCCGTCAGGTGGATGTGAACGTCCATCCCGCCAAGCACGAGGTGCGTTTCCATCAGGCGCGGCTCATTCACGACTTTATCTTCCAGGCGCTCTTTACCGCCCTGCGTCGGGAAGGGGCGGGGGCCAGCGAGCAGGATGCGCCGCTGGCCGAGAGCCTGGTCGAGTTGCCGACCAGCCCGCAGATAGAGTATCCCGGCCAGGCGCCGCGCCCCGAGTGGTATGGCGCCGAGCACAGCTACAGAGCCCCCGCCCAGACGCGGGATGGCGGCGCCGTGCGCGAAGGTGCAGGCCGCGCGGGCAACTACCAGCCCCCCGAGCCCCCCAGCCGGGAGGCGATGCGCGGCATGGGCGCCCTGCTCACCACATTGCCGGTGGTGGGGGAGGCGTCTCAGGCTGCTCCGACAGTCGCCCCGGCTGGTCCGTTGTCCCAGGGGATTCGCGCCCTGACCCTGGTGGAGCAGGCCTATCTGCTGATCGAGCGAGAGGGACAACTGGCGCTGCTCTCCCTGGTGCGGGCCGAGCGGGTGCTGCTGCGCCACTGGCTGCTGGAGACGTGGGGCCAGGGGCTGGCGGCGCAACCCCTGCTGTTGCCGGTCTCCTTCAAGCTGCCAAAGAACCTGATTGCGCTGGCGGAGGAGCAGGAACGTTTGCTCAAACGCATGGGGCTGGAGTTGAAAAGTGGGGGGCGCGACACCATGATCCTGACTCGGGTGCCCGCCTTGCTGCGCCAGACCGATCTGGTGCGTCTCTTACCCGAATTGCTGCAATTGATCGAGAGCGGATCTGACAGTGATGTCGACCAGCAGGCTGAAGTACTATGCCAGTGGCTGGTGGAGCAGGGGATAAGCACCGAGAAAATATATGATTTTTCAACGGCCAGCCGGCTGCTGACGGAACTTGTGACCGATTACGGTGACCAACTGGCAGACATTCGCATGGTGCGCCCTCTGTCGTTGGCGGCCGTGCTGGAGGGGTTTTCACGGGGCGATTGA
- the miaA gene encoding tRNA (adenosine(37)-N6)-dimethylallyltransferase MiaA, whose translation MKVADLPTAIFLMGPTASGKTDLAIALCQALPCDIISVDSALIYRGMDIGTAKPTAAELAQAPHRLIDILDPAMSYSAADFCRDALREMKEIADRGRIPLLVGGTMLYFKALLEGLSPLPSADPAIRAEIEAEAARLGWQALHDELVRIDPVAGARIHPNDPQRLSRALEVYRISGKTLTELTQVQGEGLPYRVHQFAIAPSDRAVLHQRIELRFDKMLQGEFEQEVRALYERGDLHPDLPAIRCVGYRQMWDYLAGEVGYDEMRYRGIVATRQLAKRQMTWLRGWPDLTWLESGESGNVARVVARAGAA comes from the coding sequence ATGAAAGTGGCTGACTTGCCGACTGCAATTTTTCTGATGGGGCCGACGGCCTCCGGCAAGACGGATCTCGCCATCGCTCTGTGTCAGGCCCTGCCCTGCGACATCATCAGCGTGGACTCCGCGCTCATCTATCGCGGCATGGACATTGGCACCGCCAAGCCGACTGCCGCCGAGCTGGCCCAGGCCCCTCATCGCCTGATCGACATATTGGACCCGGCCATGAGTTATTCCGCGGCGGATTTCTGCCGCGATGCCCTGCGCGAGATGAAAGAGATCGCCGACCGCGGCCGCATCCCGCTGCTGGTGGGGGGCACCATGCTCTACTTCAAGGCGCTGCTGGAGGGGCTCTCTCCGCTGCCCTCCGCCGATCCGGCCATTCGCGCCGAGATTGAGGCAGAGGCCGCTCGCCTCGGCTGGCAAGCCCTGCACGATGAACTGGTGCGCATCGATCCTGTGGCCGGCGCCCGCATCCACCCCAACGACCCTCAGCGGCTCAGCCGGGCGCTCGAGGTCTATCGCATCAGCGGCAAGACCCTCACCGAGCTGACCCAGGTGCAGGGGGAAGGCTTGCCCTACCGGGTGCACCAGTTTGCCATCGCCCCCTCCGATCGCGCCGTGCTGCATCAGCGTATCGAGCTGCGTTTCGACAAGATGCTGCAGGGGGAGTTCGAACAGGAGGTCAGGGCGCTCTATGAGCGGGGTGATCTTCACCCGGATCTGCCAGCTATTCGCTGCGTTGGCTACCGCCAAATGTGGGACTACCTGGCAGGGGAAGTGGGATATGATGAGATGCGTTATCGTGGCATCGTGGCCACCCGTCAGCTGGCCAAGCGCCAGATGACCTGGTTGCGTGGCTGGCCCGACCTGACCTGGTTGGAATCTGGTGAGTCTGGCAATGTGGCCAGGGTGGTCGCCCGAGCTGGTGCGGCTTGA
- the hfq gene encoding RNA chaperone Hfq yields MAKGQSLQDPFLNALRRERIPVSIYLVNGIKLQGQIESFDQFVILLKNTVSQMVYKHAISTVVPARAVNHHQHAPGAAGEEQGEAEA; encoded by the coding sequence ATGGCTAAGGGGCAATCTCTCCAAGACCCGTTTTTGAATGCGCTGCGCCGTGAGCGGATTCCTGTTTCTATCTATTTGGTGAACGGCATCAAACTGCAGGGTCAGATCGAATCGTTTGACCAGTTTGTCATTTTGCTGAAGAACACCGTGAGCCAGATGGTCTACAAGCACGCCATTTCCACCGTGGTGCCGGCCCGTGCCGTCAACCATCACCAGCACGCCCCGGGCGCCGCCGGTGAAGAGCAGGGTGAAGCCGAGGCGTGA